gcgcgcgcgcgcggcagGGGGCGCGCGCGGGGGGCGCAGAGGCAaggcgcgcgcgcgggcgcgcgctGGCAAGGCGGGCGCACGCGGGGGCGCGCGCGGCGCGCAGCGGGCGgcgcgcgcgcagcgcgcgcgcgcgcgcgcgcgcgcgcgcgcaggcGAAGCGCGCGCGcagcgagcgcgcgcgcgggAGCGCCCGCGCAGGCGCGCGCGAGAGGCGAGGCGCGCGCGCATGCCGCGCGCGCAGCGGGCGCGCGCGCAGGCGAGGCGCGCGCAGGCGCGCGCTGCGCGCAGGCCGCGGCGCGCGCACGCGGCAGGGCGCGCGGCTGCGCGCGAACGCGCCAGGCGCGCGCTCTACTTTCTCTTTCTGTGGGGTATGGTTCTATCGTCACGGTGTAGAGTTCTCTCTCATTTAATTCCcccaactctctctcacactcaattctctctctctctcatgcaccacacacacacacacacacacacacacacacacacacacacacacattgcccaAGGTTATTAACTTCTCACATTAAGTTATTTGTGTCATAGTAAACAgtattcatgtgttttctgtgtataTTGGTTGGGGGGGTGGTTTGGGGGGGGGACCTGTCAGATATCACGGTCAAAATAATTTTGATAAACACTGTTTAGTTTTGTTCAAACCTTTTGGAGTCACTTTCTTGTAAACATCATGTTGTGTAAGGAGTCAGTTTAATAAACAGGGGTTAAAGACATCCGAATCCTCACTAGCTATGGGAGGAACTTTGGTACATACATCATGATGATGCTCTTGGATAGATACATCATGATGTTAACAGCTACGCGATGAAGATCTACACGAAAGCTACATGTCACAGTGAAACGGAACCAAAATATAATACGGAAAAATGTCAGTGACGCTTCttcatatcatcatcatcatcatcatcatcatcatcaaaccaGATGAGAGCACTTAGACAGTACAGACCACAGGAAACCAAATGTAAAgttaaaagcaaacacaaacagcacacacaatcCACACGTCACTCTGTTCTGTCATGTCGCTACAGCGGACCTCTGGACCGAGTGCCTTTATAACACGCTTATGACTCGCAGGGCTTTTGCATCATCACACGAGTCCAATAACAACTGTGTGGGAGTGAGATAGTTTTACAAAGGACATGTTATAGTATTAATAAGTCATGTCATGTGCATCACTTTAACCCCACAGTGGCttctgtacattatatatatatagatttcacacacagatctgattatatgcctgaaataaaaacaaatgaaaaactcTGTGTTCAGTTTTTATTCTTGTTTGTCTGACACATTCATGTCTCCTTAATTAAACGAAGGCTTTTTACCTCAGCATTCAACAGAACCCAGTCTGACTGGGCTCTAATTGGTCTCTGATTGGTCTCTaattggtctctgactggtctctgattggtctctgactggtctCCGATTGGTCTCTGGTCTCTGACTGGTCTCCGATtggtttctgattggtcattaattggtctctgactggtctCTGACTGGTCTCCGATTGGTCTCTgattggtctctgactggtctCCGATTGGCCTCTGACTGGTCTCTGTTTGGCCTCTGATTGGTCTCTGATTGGTCTCTAATTGGTCTCTAATTGGTCTCTGATTGGTCTCTGAttggtctctgattggtcatTGATTGGTCTCTAAttggtctctgattggtcatTGATTGGTCTCTGATTGGTCTCCGATTGGTCTCTAAttggtctctgattggtcattgattggtctctgactggtctCTGATTGGTCTCCGATTGGTCTCCAAttggtctctgattggtcattaattggtctctgactggtctCCTATTGGTCTCCCAAACCGAGAGGTTTCTGATACGGTGAGGTTTTCTGTAATATATAACTGTTTAGATGacatttaaggaaggagtctccggtgtcagttACAGGGAAAGATGTAGGTGATTAggtgctataatttactgccatgtcagctactgaggcaagaacggttaataagaactaaaataacctaaaatcacaaagcaataaatatagacaaatatagacaacttatatttatgtaaaaaatttCATTTCTGACAGGAACTctaaaactttttctgatgaaaccttgtaaaatagctctttaaatgaattggcctcataaaataaccttctgtggtCATTATGTGCTTGACAGTAAGGGGAATGCTGCAGTATGAGCACTGAATGGGGTCTTCTCCTTTCAGCAGGTATTCATGTGTCATCTGGTTACGGTCATCTGATCGAATCTTGATCTCATAGGTATAAGAGACCTGTTAGTAATTTCAGGGTGTATTTCAAACAGTTTGTTGTTCGACCATGTATTCCATTCCTCTTGCCACTTATACACTTATACTTGTACATAGTCATTGATGATAGGTCTATATTCCGAGGGAGGAATTTGGCATCCTGTCACAGTCTGCCTTAAGGCTTTCTTTGCAGCTGTATCAACTCACTCATTTCCTGAATGTCCAACATGTCCTGGAATCCAACAAAAATTGACATTATAGGCTTGATTCTGCAGATGATCGACTTTGGTTAAAATAGTATCAATCGACGGACGGTCATGTTCCAAGGCTTCCGTCGCTTGAAGGCACGATTTAGAATCCGTAAAAAAATGATAGTGTTCTTCAGTTGGAAATGATCAATGTGTTCCAAAGCTAAGAGCAAAGCACAGGCTTTTGGAATTCTAGTTCCATACTGTTGATGTCCAGTCACCGTCGCTGCAGCTACGCCATTTTCCGCCTTCGATCCATCCATGAATATTGGTAAGTGTAAGTGGTGCTGACTTCATATGTCCATATATTGCTGTCTATAAACATTTGGATGAGTCACACCTTTTCTCTGGTGTCCTAAAACCATGTTGATTACGGGCTTCTTTAATATGCAAGGAGGCAAGGAACTGAAGTGTGGGACAGATGTAAATAAGGTGAAGCGTTTAATCCCTTACATGACAAGCAGaagatttattaattaaaatgttcatgagaaacaaagaaagaaggagaaatcGAGGCTGGTTTAAGGGTCAGGGTTTACACTCGTTTATTGGTATAAAAAGTGAAAGAGTCAGAAACGACTCCTCGGTATCACAAGGATCATGAATTTCATGAAAGTCCACTGATGAAATGATAAAGTCTCCTGCACCCTGTTTACTGGACCTggacacactcactctctctctcacacacacacacacacactcgcccgcccgccctctcacacacactcgcccgccctctcacacacactcactctctctctgtgttgttcAACCCTCTTCTCCctccattttattttctctggtctctctctctcactttgagCCTGTGGACAGCAGAGCAATAAGTCCAGATGAGGCGCTCATGGACAGAATGTAGTTCCTGTAGGAAACAAAAAACGAAAATCTTcagcaagtttatttatttttaaatcttgaTTTAACCAtcagactgtgaataagaggGACGGATGAAGAACCGTGAATGCCAGTGAACCATATACGGCTGTAGAGAAGACAGGAAAGAGACAAAGAAGACGCGTACACTGTTGGGTTGAAGTTCTTCAGCAGGAAGAAGGAGGCGATGATGACCAGCACGAGGAACAGAGTGTTGTTGTAGAAGATGGAGAAAGTCGTGGCCTCGTAATCCGCCACCTCGTTCTTCTTCCACAGAATCCTGTCACCCaaattaaatagaataaaaaaataaaataaaattacccACTGTTTTAGGTTTAACTGAAATTCGGCCAATTCAAACAGTGCACACTAGTGACACCTGGTGGTGGTTTTAGTTAACAACTGGGTCTCAAAGCTTCAAAAAGAGCTGAAATTGCAGATCTGCTCAGATTTATTCTGAGAATAAAAGAAGttcaaaagaagaacaaaaaaaacatgtgcttggcaaataaacaaacaaaaacaaataaataaagtaacaagATGCAAATTTAATCTGAGTTAATTAATAGTAAGCTGCCCTCCGTTTTGTTAACAATCTCTCAGACACAATCTTGGCTTCTATCGACTCCCTGGTGCTATCGGGTTAAATCCTACATACATCCCACTCCACCAGAGCAACCCGGACTACTATTTTACCTCTCGTCCTTCTCTTTGCGGGACATCTTGCGGTTGTCCGCCTCAGACAGTTTGCGGGTCACTTCCTTGGAGACGGCGTCTTCACGTTTCTGAGCGACCCTGGggcaaaacaaaaccaaagcaGAACAATAATCACAAGAACACAGCAGCACCGATTCACGTCTCAATAATcctgtaataaaatgtttacagatAAACTCGTGAAGGCTCTTACTTGTGCTTGAGGACGAATTTAACGTTCTTGTAAGCGAACGCCACGAGGTACGTGCTGACTAGCGTCATGACGGCGTACAGAACAGCAGACTGCACCAGGTCCATGTGCCAGATCCTCCAGAAAAGCCCTGTcgggataaaataaataaataaataaataaatccatcttCACCCAGACTGCTCACTGGTGATATTTACTTGTTTATAGGTTTATCATTTTGAAGattaaaacactgaacacttctTGTGAGCAAAGGCTCGCCCGATTTATTAACTGTGCTCCTAAAATGTCTGTATACGTCGATAATTCAgtgctttatttatattatgagGCAAGATGATAAAGtttaaagatgtaaaaaaaataaacagtgaaaggTTTCACTTCAGGAAAGATGGATTCTGAGCCAAACAGCACACAACGGTTTGGTCTGAAAAtcaatcacaaacacaacaacgtgACTTGCTGCATTtctgatcgtcttccgtgcggtGAAGGTTTTggcctccactgagacgaggcgaCTCCGTGAGGATCTATTGGATCTATTGGATCCAgttggagctggtagatctctagatgcctcaggatcctcacggAGTGATACTAAAAAGtaatactaaagaggagacggtgggcggagtccacctatttgtggattcttgtgcacttcttgacgttagaaatgtttcaaatccacaaatgcacagaacgcaatccacaaatgcgtgcagtgattcacaaatgcacagaacgcgattcacaaatgagcaggaagcaattcgcaaataaatacaatttataaatattttttttctttgcaaatcccattttatttatttgtgaatttcatttctttttgtgaaatttgtaaaaatatttgtgaaactctttatatttatttgtggatcatagtgtatttattcagaataacgaaacaattctgaccccatattcttcctcttccatctaaaggagtttttcctccccacagtcacctcagacttgttcattagtgataaatacaaacacatttaaatagatctaatattaatcttgaagttttgtattctattaatctttatatcattctttataaaaaccttttgttctgtgtttatgttctgtgaagctgctctgagacgacGTCAATTgtaaagtgttatacaaataaatctgaattgaaTTAAGACTGTAATTATTAATGAAACGCTTCACACCATATTTGTTAGTAGTTGTACTAGTAGcattagtagtagtactagtagcaGCActagtaatattagtagtagcactggtagtagtactagtagcaTTAGTAATAGTGGTATTTGCcatagtattagtagtagtactagtaatattaatagtaatattagtagtagcactggtagtagtactagtagcattagtagtattagtagtagtactagtaatattagtagtagCATTAGTAGTAGTACAAGTAGCATTAGTAATAGTACTAGTAaaattaatagtaatattagtagtagcactggtagtagtactagtagcaTTAGTAATAGTGGTATTTGCCATAGTATTAGTACTAgtaatattaatagtaatattagtagtagcactggtagtagtactagtagcattagtagtattagtagtagtactagtaatagtagtagcatTAGTAGTAGTACAAGTAGCATTAGTAATAGTACTAgtaatattaatagtaatattagtagtagcactggtagtagtactagtagcattagtagtattagtagtagtactagtaatattagtagtagCATTAGTAGTAGTACAAGTAGCATTAGTAATAGTACTAGTAGCATTAGTAGTATTACTAGTAGCATTAGTACTAGTAATAGTATTTGTCATAGTATTAGTACTAGTAATATTActagtaatattagtagtagcactggtagtagtactagtagcattagtagtattagtagtagtattaggcATAGTATTAGtaggattattattagtagaagTAATACTAGTAGTATTACTAGTagcattagtagtagtattagtaatagtacTAGTAGTATTATTACAATCTCCCACTTTGTATTGCACACAAACAGCAAATACACAAACTTTGCTATTTAGTGTAACAAATATAATGATGTCCTACATATAAATGagattatagatatatatatatatatctgagagagagagagagagagagagagagagagagagagagagagagagagagagagagagagagagaaatagtgaaATTGCAGCAATAACATTAGATGTTAATGTTGCAGTAGAGACATTAGCATGTTAGCCCGTTAGCCCGTTAGCATGCCCAGCTGTAGACTTACACATCGGGATGGCGGACACAATCAGCGCGTTCCCGTAAAACAGTGCAGTAGATTTAGCTGAAAGGTTTCTGCTGAAGTCCTGCAGAAGTAAATCCTCCTCAGACTGCTGCTTGTTACTGCCTTTGGTTGGCATTATGTCCGTTTCCCTGTGACTTGGTGTGGAAGCGTCTGAAGCGTGTGTGAGATACTGACACGTCGCAGGTCTGGGATATAGGAACGACTCTAACGCCGCGTCAGCTCTAACACGGAAACACGTCCGTAGCACAACCGGAAGCGGAAGTGCACCACGGACTTTTAGTCgccatttttgtttattgaatTAAGTCAACAAAGATGTATAAAGTGAcaagaaaacaaattaataaactaataaaactaCAGCAGAGTGACTTTATTAATGCTTTGTAAAATAACCTGCACATTCTTACACaccacctcctttactgagacatAATCATGCctttacacataaataaacatgaagcACTTTATACATGCAGTACGTCATGTAAGAATTATAGCATTAATAAACTGATGAGCTTCtattcttttttgtctcttctccttttttgtctcttctcttcttatttgtctcttcttttttgtctcttcttatttgtctcttcttttttgtctcttctcttcttattTGTCTcctcttttttgtctcttctcttcttatttgtctcttctcttcttattTGTCTCCTCTCCTTATTTGTCTCTTCTtatttgtctcttctcttcttattTGTCTCCTCTCCTTATTTGTctcttcttttttgtctcttctctttttatttgtctcttttttgtctcttctcttcttatttgtctcttttttgtctcttctcttcttatttgtctcttcttttttgtctcttctcttcttattTGTCTcctcttttttgtctcttctcttcttatttgtctcttctcttcttattTGTCTCCTCTCCTtatttgtctcttctcttcttattTGTCTCCTCTCCTTATTTGTctcttcttttttgtctcttctctttttatttgtctcttctcttcttattagtgtcttctcttttttgtctcttctattcttttttgtctcttctcgtctcttctcttcttatttgtctcttctcttcttttttgtctcttctcttctttttgtctcttctctcttctcttcttttttgtctcttctcttcccttcttttttgtctcttctcttcttttttgtctcctctctctgctcttctctctttttgtctcttttcttctttttttgtctcttttcttcttttttgtctcttctcttcttttttatctcttctctcctctcttctcctctcttctctttgtcatctcttctcctctcttctcatcttctctcctctcttctcttcacctatcttttcttttcttctcctctcttctctattctcttctcctctcttctctcttctcctctcctctattctcttctcctatcttttcttttattctcctCTCTGCTCtattctcttctcctctcttctcttctctattctcttctcctctcttctcttctccttgcttttcttctcttctcttttttgtctcttctcttctcttctcttctctactagatgttggagcataCAGTATCTATGtacatttgtgttcattcattctacAAGAGAGTTAGTGAAGAGACATTGCAATGCTGCAGTGTACTTTGCATTCTATAAACTCGTGtgcaaacttttggccataacAGTTATTTGCAACCCGGTCTCACGGCAGTTTGTGAAAATTTAATCTATCGATTCGTGTTCGTGGACAcggatttccttttttttttcgtgtcacTCAGCAAGACTTAGATTAAATTTTCGTGACAATGTCACAAACTGCAGTGAGACtgggtttttatttcagatgcagatgaaagaacataaacaaatcagaataaggtttatgtttgttctgttgAAGATGTTGGGATgatatttatatcttttttattttaatttaaatgggccagttgttcaaatgtaagctgatcgGATTTTGGTTATCGGATTGGATCAAATCTTGAAAATTGAAAGAAGGAATCTGAAATCTGATTAGATTACAGAATCCAATCCTagttttaatctggatcaaaccttcagtttgtgttgttcagAACTTGTCAGTGGAATTTGGATAACTTTGATCAAAAACAGGATTATCCTGATCCCAACAGGGGGTAGGATTTCAAGGTGGATTCCAGgaggaaaatgtagtaaaactttaaaatgggtcaaataatacatttgtaccATTTAGTGTGCAGTATATACTTTTATTGAAGAAAAACTTCAGATCCGCCTCCTAAAAGCAGAGCTTGGAAATGCTGGTCTCTCCTCCTCAGATGAAAAAGAACCctgaacattctttattttgttaactatTGGACagccattttaattttttaagatGCTTTCAAACTATCcacaatgtatttgttaatgtttatttattttttatgactcaGATGAGGCGTCATAAAGGAAATTATGAATGGAAgtggatgtttgttatttttgggttttgtctcaaaataaaaaactcttacaGTGACCCCATGTTGGCTCTTCTACCTCTTCTTTACATAGCTGGTAGCCCACGTTGTGATATGTTGTCCCATTTAAAGCTCAGGTAATCCAGAATTGTTAATCTTGGAAATGGTGTATCTGGATCGTGATCCAATCCAATGTTGCTTTGTAAAACCGTCATAAAAGTAAGACGGATTACCTGATCCTGAATAAGAAAAAATGGGATTTCCAAATCCGGATCATTTTGATCCAGATTAAACtttttgaacaactggcccCATAGCTTTTGGTATTTTTGTAAGATttctgtcgtttttttttttttttttttttagttacataTTTTTGTAtggatttttaattattaagtaGGTGATGTAAATTATCACACTTCATTTACtgagaatataaaaaatagtGACGTCACTGACAAATAGCGTTTCATTCGTtttaaaattcttatttttaCCTGACAGTCTTCTTGGCCACCACAAGGGGGCACTCAAGACACATTTGACCTGTAGGTTAAATTCGTACTTGTTCTTTTTATTATGTcacataataatgaaataatggtAATGTTAAAGTGAAAAACAACTCCGAGCTCTTGTAAGAGTGAGGCCCCGTGATTCGACCATGAGGGACCTATAAAAGAATGGACATTTTGTTCAGGAGAAAAACATGAGCAGAGGCTGAGATCTCAGGATATTTATACATAATCCTGAGACAGCTGAGATCATTCTCTCAGTTTGAAATGACATCAGCACTCGTCAACCAAAATGGCTAGCAAGACGTCTTCAGCATTTTGGCGATTTTGTATTTATGTCAAGCTTCTCAGGTATAAACAGAGTAAACATTGGGCTCGTAGTCCCAGAACGCAGTGTTGATAAAGAGTCGGCTAGTTTGGCTAGTTAGCGATCTACGCTGTGATGAACGCGATGGCATTGGTGACACTATTAGTATTAAAGCTGACTAAAAACCAACATGCTGCTTCTTTACCATCTTTAGGTTGAGATGATGCTTTAGCTGCATCTCAGCAGGCGGTGAAACGGCATCGtaggtaaagaaagaaagaaaacaacctAAAATAAATCAAGACGTAGTTTACAGGTTAATTTACCTTAGCTGTGTGATGAGAAAGCCACTGGCGTATTTCATTCATCTTTGTTTAGAACCTGATGTCAACCGTCAAGTCAGGTTTGACACAGGAGTGAATGGT
The DNA window shown above is from Tachysurus fulvidraco isolate hzauxx_2018 chromosome 13, HZAU_PFXX_2.0, whole genome shotgun sequence and carries:
- the ssr3 gene encoding translocon-associated protein subunit gamma translates to MPTKGSNKQQSEEDLLLQDFSRNLSAKSTALFYGNALIVSAIPMWLFWRIWHMDLVQSAVLYAVMTLVSTYLVAFAYKNVKFVLKHKVAQKREDAVSKEVTRKLSEADNRKMSRKEKDERILWKKNEVADYEATTFSIFYNNTLFLVLVIIASFFLLKNFNPTVNYILSMSASSGLIALLSTGSK